From the Pocillopora verrucosa isolate sample1 chromosome 11, ASM3666991v2, whole genome shotgun sequence genome, the window ataatttttactTTACACTCTGTTACCGAGGACTTAttcccccccacccctccgTTTCCCTTGAAACTGTGTGATCCCAACTGCAATCAAATCCTTCTACCCCTCCCCCGCTCCCTTCCCCCCAGTGGTAAATAAGGACTGGTCCTAAGAACAGAAAAGTGCATGATAACCCTGATATTAAAAATTAGTCGCTTTCCTAGTTTATGActatgaaaagttttgttacGACTACTTGCTGCTCAGTGAAAGCTCAGACGAAAATTGCATATACATCAACGCAAGCGGTGCCTCCATTGTCTCCCTCGCTGGTATCCATCAGATCCTCGCCATACCACAGTCGTAACTCTTGGTTGTATTTCACCTGGGAGGGGCTGAAAGAGGAGAGCACTAACTCCGAGGAAAATGAGTCATATCCAGGAACCTTGGACCATTTAGCACTATTATTTGTGATTAATTCGTGTGGCGGCAAAAGAACTTGATTGTTTAAGGTTGTTATGACAACATTAATCTTGCCCCGTCCCCAGCCGTACAAGCCACAGCCCCAGTAAGACCAATAAGAGACATGTCCTGTGTCACAGGACACGTACCCGTAGAGATGAACCAACTTCACAGCGGCCAGTTTTTGACCAGTTTTAACATTGAATCTTCCAAACTGTCCGCTCTTTGCGCCAAAACACACCGGCGCGGTATTCTGCTTTTGCCATCTATCTGTAAAGTAaacagaaatttgtttctcATGTCAATAAAACATGTTTGTCATTCGAATAAAAAAACCAATCGTAGAAGTAACATTCAGGGAAGAAGATTACTGAATATCTATTCAACCCGACGAAGCTGCGAAAGCCCTTTTTAATGTGTTACGATAGAATTTACCTGACCATCCATAAGCTCTGTAATATTCCTATGATTCCTCTTCCCCCTCTCACTGGCGGTCAGAAATCAGCCAAAGTGACTAACGATCTCTTGGTAATTCATACAACTAATGTAAATACATGCTCTGAGGCCGAGATTTCTCAAACACTTGGGAATTTTTCTCGTCTTTACAACAAATCTACTTTGCGGACACCACGTTTCCGGTCTAAGAGCCTATATGTATGCCCTTCCATATTTTCTTTATGTTAggaatgttttctttaaagtattTGTGATAATAGTTCTTTTTAATAATTCTCGTTAGCGTTAATATTTTGTTTCGATAGAGTTTGTGGGCAGTTGATTTCCTAGAGTAGATTAGAGCGGTCTTTATCATCGATCTTCTAATACCGTCcagggttttttgtttttggttctcgGTCgctgcctacaacaacaaggcgtgcGCACCGTCTTTAAATCAGACAAGACGGTCAGATCACACTTCGATCATAGTGCAAACAGAGATCATGTCATGTTAGCGAAAAGGGACGGCGCTGTCTACAAAATCTCCCCATTACAGCTTCCTTTGTCCCGTAGAAATTCGAACGAATTTTTCTTCGCAAAAACTCTTATTAATTGCGCACGGCTTTAGTGAGCACAACAGGCTTGAAATCTCAGTCCCAGAGAGTAAATGCGTAGAGCATAACAATGATGACTTCTCTAGTACAGTCGAGTGCTATGAGTCATATGAGTCTGCTAAAAACTGATTGGTCGGTTTTTCCGTGATATTATTCGCTGTGATTGAAAGTTTCGGTCCGCCAGTTTGGCTAATTCGTTCTGTATAATTCGTTTGTTGTATCAAGGTCCTATATATGTCGTTAATATAGTACCGGTAGTTGTTGACATGGTTCGAATCGCTGTTTGTCGGCATCGAAATTTCAAGAGACCTCATTACTAAGGAACGCCCCCTCTCGCCGACGATCAATACCACTTTGGCTCTGTGGTACATTCTCCGCGGCACACAATTTTTCCTGACTTCCTCTATGCACAGAACAACTATATGCAATTTACTTGAGAAATTGAAGAAGACTGAAAACTTTCCTTCCTAAACTTCCCGATAAATTGTGACTAGAACACTGCGAACAAGAATTGACTAGAAAACGACGCAAACCAACAGATTACATGATCAATTATCCCATAGTGGTGTATACAAGTGACGATTCTCATGAAATTCTGCGTCACCTAAAGGCCTACTACGCTACGAATTTCACCAACTAAGAGGAAAAGACAGGGACCAACCAAACAGTAGGAAAAGCAGTTTAGAACATCAAGAGCACCGACAGTCAAACGTCCTGTTTTGGAGAGACTGGCTGGAATTTCAGCACAAGATTGTCTGAACGCGCGTGGTGAATGAGATCATTTTATCTATTCTGAATCTGCTCAGCAGATTCAGAATAGATAATAGATTTGATTGATTTGAATAGATTTGATTTGAATAGATTTGTGACGCTAAATTGTCCTTGCTGTAACGGTAAATGTGTTCCCAAGCTCAACGGCATCAACCGCATGATTGACGAGCGAAGTCACGAACCACGCTTTGGACCAAGACTCGCGCCTGTGAATTCTTTCACATATATGCTTCGGTGTGAGCGTGTGGCGAATGAGatcattttatctattttgaatCGGCTTATCTAACTGTTGTAAAGCTGAACTGTCCTCGCTGTAACGGTAGATGTCTTCCCATGCGCAACAGCATCGACCGTATGACCGACGGGCTGTAGAAACAGCTAGAAATCCTATTTAAGTATATTAATTAACCATATATACGGCTCATGCGAACCGGAATTTAATCGAGACTTAAAGAATTCCTTAAAGGAAACTACACAGCCGTGCAAAAACACGTACTGTGTGTAAACGACTGAAGCACTTCGTTTTAAAAGCACAGGGAAATGAATAAGCTTACCTGCAGCACTTCTCTTCACGGCCAACAACCCAAGAATTGAAAcgaacaggaaaatgaaaatagctttCATGTTAACTTCAAACAGAGCGACTGGTGTTCTATCCTCCGCCACGAGTCTGCAGTAACTGAATCATGCATCGTGATCCTCTCATAGTATATCTACTTTAAAAGGGTATACCAATATATGGCGGTATGAAAGTCGTCCCACTTTTCAGGCctgtgattggctgaaaatatcTGATTGGAATCGCACTATTGAGATCAATGCTCACATCTTCACTCCAGAATTTTCGGGCGCTTTTATCCTTATACTGGCTGGACGACGATAAGGAACCACTTGCGAATCTGAGAAGCCAATACTGTATTACATAGGTGGCGTTAAGAGAATTAAGGGATGTTGACCATTTAAACCGAGATTCCTGAAATTCGGGCGTAAATAGTTAgttctgtgtttctttttacaaccatagaaacgcttttttttttcgaggcgtagccgagagcaactctagcttcttgagccAATTGTTTCGTTTATGACAGATGCACAGTactcaaaacactttcaaagGTCTGGAAAATGAAGCTACGTTTTCTTGTAATGGATTGCTACCTACATTAATcgtgaaagaaaaaccaagataAATTTGTTACTTAATTTGTTGCAACTTACGTTGTCGCATCTATTTAAGTCAAGGATTCGTTTTAGGAGAGAGCAATACAGAAATCCCGTATTGAACTCTGCAATCTATCTATGAATATGACATTTCCCCAACAGGAACAAgatgtttctttgcttaattaaacttctggtttttttttttttttttcgacaagCTCTTTCACAGTCTAGTTCAATATTTCGTGCAACAATTCTACGCTATTTCTGCAATTTTGCATCTCGACTTGTGTGTAAGCCCCATCTTGGGGAAATTCAGCAAATATGGAATATTTGTGTATTTTGGCTAATTCCATTCGGGATTTCAGTGCGTCCAATACCCTATCTTTTGACCAACCGGTTTACAGATGAATGTGAATATCCATGATCTAGATTTGAAGAGATTATGTAGAGGGCAATACGAGATTTGGCACTGCACTCCTTCGAACGTCAGGCATTAATTTACAATTGATTCATGCTTTAGCGTGCACTATCGAGTTATGtagcacgtgggaagtttggagagcacgaaagaagcgtaagagttaCCCGAGGCAATACCCGAGGGCAAcgctagcttcttgagtgctctccaagcTTCCCACGTGTTCTATAACTCGATAGCTAAAAGcatgaaacaattgttttatAGCATAGCCGGTGGAATTGTGCATCAAATCCGAAGTGAAAAGCTACAACAATATCAGAAGTGATTGTTCGTGGTAAGCGAAATATTAAGCAAAATAGgaattggttttatttcaaattttctgttgaAAGCTCGAGTTTTAAGCTCGGAAAAATTTACGCTTACCTTTGAAGGTTGAAAAAGACCAGTTTgtcatttgtttggttttaccAGAGTGTCTTTCTGTCAAAAATTGTTGCATTTCACCCTCGGACAGTGGAGCGAATCGTGACGGCGCTGATGCCGAGTCTccttttccgttgtttttctcttttactgCCTCACTTAAGAACTCTGGCCCAAGGGAAAAGGTCGGAAAATTCTCTTCGTTTTGGAATTCTGAATTTGATTGCGCGACTctgctagctatgttataaaatagCTAGCAGAGCCGCGCAATCAAATTCAATATACGTAAGCGTGCTCAAAATTCCGATAGTTCACGCTGATAGCGTGAGCAAATTGCTtcgcctgaatttttttttcgcgcaaGCGGCTATTGTTAGTGCGgggaaaaataatatatttcgcGACAACAATGGATACAAACAGACTCGGCTCACCAGTCCCAAAACGAAGACAATTTTCCGACCTTGTCCCTTGGGCTAGAGTTCTTAtggaaataattgttaaataaaagcGCCATTCTTGAGCgtgatttctttttaaaaaataaagaattttttatttaaactgcaGTAAAATAAAACTCGAGctttcaacagaaaataaaaaataaaaccaattccTACTTTGCTTAATATTTGGCTTACCGCGAACAATCACTTCTGATATTGTTGTCCGTTTTTCGCGTCGGATTTGATGCACAATTCCACCggctatgttataaaacaattggttcatg encodes:
- the LOC136284466 gene encoding uncharacterized protein — protein: MKAIFIFLFVSILGLLAVKRSAADRWQKQNTAPVCFGAKSGQFGRFNVKTGQKLAAVKLVHLYGYVSCDTGHVSYWSYWGCGLYGWGRGKINVVITTLNNQVLLPPHELITNNSAKWSKVPGYDSFSSELVLSSFSPSQVKYNQELRLWYGEDLMDTSEGDNGGTACVDVYAIFV